The region ACGAGGACGGCGCTGATAGCCAGTAGGTTGCCGTTGAGTTTGGGGAAGGCAGCCGGGCCGAAGAAATGGCCGAGCATAGTCTGCTGGGCGACGAAACACCAGCCGAACCCGGCGCCGTAGCACGCGGCGGCTATGTAAACCAGCATGAGGGTCGACGGACTGGCCTTGATAGCCAGGAAGGAGCCGACAAAGTAGCAGCATAACCCAAGCATCATGACGAAGCGGGCGGGGATCCGGTCCATCAGCCAGCCGCTGATGAGCCGGCCTGCGATGCCGCCCATGGTGAAGATGCCCATGGCAAAGGCGGCGTCGGCGGGATTGACGCCTTTGCCGCGAAGGTGCATAATCCAGTGGGCGGTGAAGAAAAAGAAGGGCCATTGACTACAGGCCGCCGCCAGAACAGTAAACCAGTAGGCAGCGGTTTTGTATGCCTCGGCCGGTGTCCAGGCGTACTTGGTGTAGAGCGGGTTGGCGGCCGCCGCCGCTTTTTCGGCTTCGGTCGCTTCCCGGCCGTCGGGTATCTGGCCGTAGTCCTGCGGCCGTTCCTTGATGAACATGAAAGCGATTATTCCGGCGATGACACAGGCGCCGGTAACGCAAAGCCAGGCCAGACGCCAGTTGCCGCCGGTAGCTGCGATGAACTTGTTTATGGCCGGCGAGGCGATGAAGCCGGCAAAGCCAGAAGCGGTCATGGCGATAGCCATCGCCCGGCCGCGATACCTGACGAACCAGCGGGTAACCGTGGTCGCCAGCGGCAGCATCGTGCCCATGGCCATGCCAAAGCCATTCAGGACACCGAAACCGATAAGGTAGTGCCAGGGCTGGGTGGCCACCTGAGACAGCCATACGGTACCAATCACCAGAACCACCGCGCCCATGGCGAAGGTTTTTCTGATTCCGTATTTCAGGACCGCCATTCCGGCGGGGATAGCGCCCAGACCGACGAATAGGTT is a window of Selenomonadales bacterium 4137-cl DNA encoding:
- a CDS encoding MFS transporter, translated to MGNNEQKFYGWYMVAVLWVIYLINLGFPLYGGAVINSFMIKDIPMDRMTYGAGFSLTNLFVGLGAIPAGMAVLKYGIRKTFAMGAVVLVIGTVWLSQVATQPWHYLIGFGVLNGFGMAMGTMLPLATTVTRWFVRYRGRAMAIAMTASGFAGFIASPAINKFIAATGGNWRLAWLCVTGACVIAGIIAFMFIKERPQDYGQIPDGREATEAEKAAAAANPLYTKYAWTPAEAYKTAAYWFTVLAAACSQWPFFFFTAHWIMHLRGKGVNPADAAFAMGIFTMGGIAGRLISGWLMDRIPARFVMMLGLCCYFVGSFLAIKASPSTLMLVYIAAACYGAGFGWCFVAQQTMLGHFFGPAAFPKLNGNLLAISAVLVSGAGLVGGRLFDVFKGYNEAFYLNVAMGVLGIVLLIFTTMPKAPSASESAPSVKA